The Nocardioides humi genome includes a region encoding these proteins:
- a CDS encoding lysophospholipid acyltransferase family protein: MWFWVLKWVLLGPVVRWYTRPRVAGLDRVPAHGPVIVAANHLAEIDSLVLSLVLPRQPRFLAKAEYYDGAGLRGRLERWLCSATGQIPVDRSGGDAAAVSLGAASAVLRDGGVWAIYPEGTRSPDGRLHRGHTGVVRVARAVPEAVVLPVGLAGTADVDPPGRRGWRRGRVTVVVGAPVDVREGEVREATDLLMRAIGELTGQQPLDHYVPRRAA, from the coding sequence GTGTGGTTCTGGGTGCTCAAGTGGGTCCTGCTCGGGCCGGTGGTGCGGTGGTACACCCGCCCGCGCGTGGCCGGCCTGGACCGCGTCCCTGCGCACGGGCCGGTGATCGTCGCGGCCAACCACCTCGCCGAGATCGACTCGCTCGTGCTCTCCCTCGTGCTGCCGCGGCAGCCGCGGTTCCTGGCGAAGGCGGAGTACTACGACGGCGCCGGGCTGCGCGGTCGCCTCGAGCGCTGGCTGTGCTCGGCGACCGGGCAGATCCCCGTCGACCGCTCCGGCGGCGACGCCGCCGCTGTCTCGCTGGGCGCGGCGTCGGCGGTGCTGCGGGACGGCGGCGTGTGGGCGATCTACCCCGAGGGCACCCGGTCCCCGGACGGCCGGCTGCACCGCGGTCACACCGGCGTGGTGCGGGTCGCCCGGGCGGTGCCGGAGGCCGTCGTGCTGCCCGTCGGCCTCGCCGGGACCGCGGACGTCGACCCACCGGGCCGCCGGGGCTGGCGGCGCGGGCGGGTCACGGTCGTGGTCGGCGCGCCTGTCGACGTACGGGAGGGGGAGGTGCGGGAGGCGACCGACCTGCTCATGCGCGCGATCGGCGAGCTGACCGGCCAGCAGCCGCTCGACCACTACGTCCCCCGCCGGGCGGCATGA
- a CDS encoding zinc-binding dehydrogenase, protein MRAVVCHRAELTVEDLPDLTPERGQVLIEVERCGICGSDLHARLHCDETAADVAELGYDHFMRSTDRVVMGHEFVGTVADYGPRTRRQHPVGTRVVALPVLRAGGSTHLTGLSPLASGGYAEQVLAVPSMTMRVPDELDPAAAALTEPMAVALHAVRRGEVGAKDTAVVIGCGPIGLAVIAMLKATGVRHVIASDFSAGRRALAERMGADVVVDPAEESPWASFAESKRYLTEAIALAELGIDAMDRLRAVPLLPWARVMRAAEKAGATPRGPVVFECVGVPGMIEHVVAHAPLLSRVVVVGVCMGEDSFRPSMAINKEIDLRFAFAYDPSEFHQTLQWIASGKVDVRPLVTGVVGLDGVAGAFEDLGDPEKHAKILVDPSR, encoded by the coding sequence ATGCGCGCCGTCGTCTGCCACCGGGCCGAGCTCACCGTCGAGGACCTCCCCGACCTGACCCCCGAGCGGGGCCAGGTGCTGATCGAGGTGGAGCGGTGCGGCATCTGCGGCTCGGATCTGCACGCCCGGCTGCACTGCGACGAGACCGCGGCCGACGTCGCCGAGCTCGGGTACGACCACTTCATGCGCTCGACCGACCGCGTCGTGATGGGTCACGAGTTCGTCGGCACCGTCGCCGACTACGGCCCGCGCACCCGCAGGCAGCACCCCGTCGGCACCCGCGTCGTCGCGCTGCCGGTGCTGCGCGCGGGCGGCTCCACGCACCTGACCGGGCTCAGTCCGCTCGCCTCGGGTGGGTACGCCGAGCAGGTGCTCGCCGTCCCGTCGATGACCATGCGCGTGCCTGACGAGCTCGACCCCGCCGCCGCCGCGCTCACCGAGCCGATGGCGGTCGCGCTGCACGCCGTACGCCGCGGCGAGGTCGGCGCGAAGGACACCGCCGTCGTCATCGGCTGCGGCCCGATCGGCCTGGCGGTGATCGCGATGCTCAAGGCCACCGGCGTACGCCATGTCATCGCCAGCGACTTCTCCGCCGGCCGCCGCGCGCTCGCCGAGAGGATGGGCGCCGACGTCGTCGTCGACCCGGCCGAGGAGTCGCCGTGGGCGTCCTTCGCCGAGTCGAAGCGCTATCTCACCGAGGCGATCGCCCTCGCCGAGCTCGGCATCGACGCGATGGACAGGCTGCGCGCCGTCCCCCTCCTGCCCTGGGCCCGCGTCATGCGCGCCGCCGAGAAGGCCGGCGCCACGCCGCGTGGGCCGGTCGTCTTCGAGTGCGTCGGCGTCCCCGGCATGATCGAGCACGTCGTCGCCCACGCCCCGCTGCTCTCGCGGGTGGTCGTCGTCGGCGTGTGCATGGGCGAGGACTCGTTCCGGCCGTCCATGGCGATCAACAAGGAGATCGACCTGCGCTTCGCCTTCGCCTACGACCCCAGCGAGTTCCACCAGACCCTGCAGTGGATCGCCTCCGGCAAGGTCGACGTCCGCCCGCTCGTGACCGGCGTGGTCGGGCTGGACGGGGTGGCGGGGGCGTTCGAGGACCTCGGCGACCCGGAGAAGCACGCCAAGATCCTGGTGGACCCGTCGCGCTGA